The Lysobacter luteus genome contains the following window.
GGCGCTGCGGAACCCGCCCGCGGTCGCCCGCGCGGTCTTCGGGTCCTCGTCCAGCGATGCCGGCTCGTACATCACCCGACCCTTGGGCCGGCCCATCTGCATGAAGCCGTCCTGCTGGTGGTTGGCGAACGGGCACTTGGGCGCATTGACCGGGATCTGCTGAAAGTTGGGCCCACCGAGCCGTATCAGCTGGGTATCGAGATAGGAGAAGATCCGCCCCTGCAGCAGCGGGTCCTCGCTGAAGTCGATCCCCGGTACGACGTTGGCCGGGCAGAACGCGACCTGCTCGGTCTCCGCGAAGAAGTTGTCCACCCAGCGGTCGAGCACCATGTGGCCCACCACCTTCAGCGGCACCAGCTCCTCCGGGATGATCTTGGTGGCATCGAGGTGGTCGAACGGAAACTGCGCCGCGTCTTCCTCGGTGAACAGTTGCACCGCCAGGTCCCAGGTGGGCAGTGCCTTGCCCGACTTGATCCGGTCATGCAGGTCGCGACGGTTGAAGTCGTTGTCGGCGCCGGCGATCTTCACCGCTTCGTCCCACACCAGCGACTGCATGCCCAGCCGCGGCTTCCAGTGGAACTTGACGAACGTGGCGCGTCCTTCCGCATCGAGGAAGCGGAAGCTGTGGATCCCGAAGCCTTCCATCATGGCCAGCGAGCGCGGGATCGCGCGGTCGCTCATCAGCCACATGATCATGTGCATCGATTCGGGCATAAGCGAGATGAAGTCCCAGAACGTGTCATGGGCGCCGCTCGCCTGCGGGAAGCCGCGGTCGGGCTCGGGCTTCACCGCGTGCACCAGGTCTGGGAACTTGATCGCGTCCTGGATGAAGAACACCGGCATGTTGTTGCCGACCAGGTCGTAGTTGCCGTCCTTGGTGTAGAACTTGGTGGCGAACCCGCGTGCATCGCGCGGCGTGTCCATCGAACCCTTGTTGCCGACCACCGTCGACAGCCGGCAGAACACCGGGGTGCGCTCGCCGACCTCGGTGAAAAGCCGGGCGGTGGTGTATTGGGCAAGCGATTCGGTCAGCTCGAAATAGCCATGCGCGCCGGTACCGCGGGCGTGGACCACGCGCTCGGGGATGCGCTCGTGGTCGAAGTGGGTCAGCTTCTCGCGGGAGATGAAGTCCTCGAGCAGCGTCGGGCCGCGGTCATGCGCGCGTAGCGAGTTCTGGTTGTCGGCAACCGGCACGCCCTGGTTGGTGGTCAGTACCGGGTGCCCGTCGCCGGCCTGCTGGTGCAGCTCACCGGCCTGGCCCTTGGGGGCGCTGCCGCCCCCGTTCTGGTCATTCGACGCCATCGCAATGCTCCGTGGGGGATCCATCGGAGCTTGCGGGCGGTTACGTAAACGCAGTGTGCTGCGACGGGGTCAACGCCCCGCATCGGCTCCCGGAGGTGCCCCGGCGCCCTCGACGTACTTCTCGTGCAGCTTCACCGGCGGGCCCTGCCGCTCGCGGCGGCGGATCCACAGGTTGATCATCTCCACGAACACCGAGAACGCCATCGCCGCGTACACGTAACCCTTCGGGATATGCAGGCCGAACCCGTCGGCGATCAGCACCAACCCGATCATGATCAGGAAGCTCAGCGCCAGCACCTTGACCGTGGGGTGCCGCTCGACGAACTCGCTGATGGGCCGGGCGAAGGCGAGCATGAAGACGATCGAGGCGACGATGGCGGTGACCATCACCCAGCGCTCGTCGACCATGCCGACCGCGGTGATGATCGAGTCCAACGAAAACACGATATCCAGCACCATGATCTGGGCGATGACCGCCATGAAGCTGGTGGCCGCACCGGGGGCGACCTGCTCGGAGGCGCCTTCGAGTTTCTGGTGGATCTCGTGGGTCGCCTTGCCGATGAGGAACAGGCCGCCACCGATCAGGATCAGGTCGCGCCACGAGAACGCCTGGCCGAACAGCGAGAACAGCGGCGCGGTCAGCCCGATGATCCACGCAATCATGAACAGCAGGCCCAGGCGTGTGACCGCGGCGCCGAGGATGCCGAGCTTGCGGGCGCGGTCACGCTGCGCTTCGGGCAGCCTGCCTGCGAGGATCGAGATGAAGATGATGTTGTCGATGCCGAGGACGAGTTCGAGCGCCGTCAGCGTCGCGAGTGCGATCCAGATTTCCGGGTTCGCCAGTGCTTCCATGGTTTTTTCCTTCGCGAAAGGGCAAACACGCCGGCGGTTGCCGGCGTGGGTTCGCGAAGGTCTTGCTCACACCCTGGAAGGTGCCGCCGGACCGGAGCGGGTGCTCGTATTGACGGCCGTGGCGATCGGGAGCTACTCCCCTTCGAGCGGCGAGGCTAGCACGCCCGCCGGCGCCTGGTGCGGTACTTTGCCGCCCATGCCGTCCCCGCTCACCCGCACTTCAGCCACGCCGCCGCCCAGCCGCCTGCAGTTGCCGCCCGGCCGGTGGACCACGCTGCTGGACGGGCTGTGCTCGCGCTTCCCGCAGGTCGGCCGCGAGCAATGGCAGTCGCGTTTCCGCCGCGGGCGCGTGCAGGATGTGCGGGGCCAGCCACTGGCGGCCGACTCGCCGTACGTGGTCGGTGCCGAGGTGCGCTACTTCCGCGAGGTGGAGCAGGAGCCGGTGATCCCGTTCGAGGCGGCGGTCCTGCACGTTAACGAGCACCTGGTGGTGGTCGACAAGCCGCACTTCCTGCCGGTGGTGCCGGCGGGTGGGTATGTCGAGCAGACGCTGCTGGCGCGCATGGTCAAGCACCTGGGCAACCCCGGGCTAGTGCCGCTGCACCGGATCGACCGGGGGACGGCAGGGCTGGTGCTGTTCTCGGCCAACCCGGCCACGCGGGATGCCTACCAGGCGCTGTTCCGCGAGCGCCGGATCGTCAAACGTTACGAGGCGATTGCACCACCGTTGCCCGAACTCGCCTTTCCGCATGTCCGACGCAGCCGGGTCGAACGTGGCGAGCCGTTCTTCCGCATGCACGAAGTCGACGGCGAGCACAACAGCGAGAGCCGCATCGACGTGCTCG
Protein-coding sequences here:
- a CDS encoding pseudouridine synthase, whose translation is MPSPLTRTSATPPPSRLQLPPGRWTTLLDGLCSRFPQVGREQWQSRFRRGRVQDVRGQPLAADSPYVVGAEVRYFREVEQEPVIPFEAAVLHVNEHLVVVDKPHFLPVVPAGGYVEQTLLARMVKHLGNPGLVPLHRIDRGTAGLVLFSANPATRDAYQALFRERRIVKRYEAIAPPLPELAFPHVRRSRVERGEPFFRMHEVDGEHNSESRIDVLDRAGPLWRYALEPVTGRKHQLRVHMAALGAPIEGDRYYPSLCPQAPDDFARPLQLLASGLAFADPLDGRPRSFETRRALSAVSAGAA
- a CDS encoding catalase is translated as MASNDQNGGGSAPKGQAGELHQQAGDGHPVLTTNQGVPVADNQNSLRAHDRGPTLLEDFISREKLTHFDHERIPERVVHARGTGAHGYFELTESLAQYTTARLFTEVGERTPVFCRLSTVVGNKGSMDTPRDARGFATKFYTKDGNYDLVGNNMPVFFIQDAIKFPDLVHAVKPEPDRGFPQASGAHDTFWDFISLMPESMHMIMWLMSDRAIPRSLAMMEGFGIHSFRFLDAEGRATFVKFHWKPRLGMQSLVWDEAVKIAGADNDFNRRDLHDRIKSGKALPTWDLAVQLFTEEDAAQFPFDHLDATKIIPEELVPLKVVGHMVLDRWVDNFFAETEQVAFCPANVVPGIDFSEDPLLQGRIFSYLDTQLIRLGGPNFQQIPVNAPKCPFANHQQDGFMQMGRPKGRVMYEPASLDEDPKTARATAGGFRSATVPASGQRTRLRPESFADHYSQARQFYRSQQPLEQAHLAAALVFELSKVETVRIREAMVGHLRHIDEDLAARVAAGLGLQGMPEPPDAARPVQDLPLSPALSLIGNSVPTLEGRSVGILFDEGSDAAAIKSLRDAAMAAGAMVKLVAPKVGGATLSDGKHQPADGQLAGTPSVVFDAVAVLLSADAAHKLRSEAAAVQFAKDAFGHLKAIAHDAGGKALLDEAGVMPDAGVVMATDTAAFIEQAKTRQWDREVKVRTLP
- a CDS encoding TerC family protein, with the translated sequence MEALANPEIWIALATLTALELVLGIDNIIFISILAGRLPEAQRDRARKLGILGAAVTRLGLLFMIAWIIGLTAPLFSLFGQAFSWRDLILIGGGLFLIGKATHEIHQKLEGASEQVAPGAATSFMAVIAQIMVLDIVFSLDSIITAVGMVDERWVMVTAIVASIVFMLAFARPISEFVERHPTVKVLALSFLIMIGLVLIADGFGLHIPKGYVYAAMAFSVFVEMINLWIRRRERQGPPVKLHEKYVEGAGAPPGADAGR